From Candidatus Bathyarchaeia archaeon:
AGTATGTGCAGGAGGATTTAGACAATCGCCTATACGAGATTATTGGCACTTTTTCCCGCTTGGGCTTTCGGGCTGACCGCTTCGACCGCATAAAAGACTTCACGCGTACAGTGGCCATTGTGCCAACTAGTGCTAAAACAGGTGAGGGTATAGTGGAGCTTCTCGCGGTGCTGGTTGGCTTGACGCAGCAGTATCTCAAGAAGCGACTGCAAACCACGGTTGGACCGGCAAAGGGCACGGTTTTAGAGGTTGAGGAGGAGCCTGGACTAGGCTTGACGCTTAACACCATCATTTATGATGGAACATTGAAGAGGGATGATTTGATAGTGGTGGGTGGGAAAGAAAAGCCCATAATAACAAGGGTTAGAGCCATCCTCGTTCCAAAACCGTTGGACGAGATAAGAGACCCAAGGGACAAGTTTTCCTCCGTAGAGGCTATTTCAGCAGCGGCAGGAGTAAAAATTGTGGCGCCAGATCTGGAGGGCGCCTTAGCCGGCGCACCCCTATACGCTGTTCCAGACGGCGAGGATGTTGAAAAATACGTGAGGCTTGTTTCCGAGGAGATTGAGAAAATTAGGATTGCGACGGATATCGATGGTGTTGTTTTGAAGGCTGACACCCTAGGTTCTTTGGAGGCGATAGCTGAAAACCTTAGGCGACAAGGTGTGCCGATCCGTTTGGCGGATATTGGCGACGTCTCAAAGAGGGATGTGACGGAAGCCGCCATAGTGAAGGAGCATGAGCCGCTGTATGGAGCTATTTTGGCTTTTAACGTGAAAGTTTTGCCCGACGCTGAGGAAGAAGCCAAAAACACAGGTGTCCAAATCTTTAGGGAAAAAATAATTTACCATTTGATAGACAATTATATTTCTTGGCTTAAAGCCCAACGAGAAGCCAAACTTTCGGCTGAATTTGAGAAGCTGGTTAAACCCGGAAAAATCCGCATACTGGAGGGCTACGTGTTTAGAAGGGCAAAGCCAGCCATCGTCGGAGTAGAAGTCTTAGCCGGAAGAATCAAGCCCAAATACACGCTATTACGGGCTGAAGATGGCGAAGAAGTAGGCGAAATCCAGCAAATCCAAGAGAAGGGCAAAGCCCTGCCAGAAGCAAAACAGGGCATGCAGGTGGCTATAAGCCTCGACAAACCCATGGTGGGACGGCACATTTTTGAAAACGACATACTCTACGTGAAGGTTCCAGAGCAACATGCTAAAGCGCTGCTAAAGGACTTCGCGGATAGGCTTACACCGGACGAGCAGGAAGCCCTAAACGAGTACGTCAACCTAATGCGAAAGAAAATGCCCTTCTGGGCAGCTTAAGAGTGATGGTGTTTTACGCCTCTTTTGATCAGTTTAATGACGAGGATGAAGGCAGCCGCTATAAATAGAAAGGCGAAAATAAGGGCGCAGTATGTAATGTCCGGTGGCTGCGGCTCATTGTAGACATCCATTTGGATATAGTCTATTTCTAGACACCCGGTTCCGCCTATGGTTTCTATGTAGACGTCCACGTCCCTTAGGATAGCGTATTCAATATTCCATTGTTTAAGGGCTTTAGAGATATAGGATCTTGTGTCTAATTCAATTTCGATCCATCTTCCGATGTCGGAGGTTTTCTCGTTGTAAACGTCGAATAAACTGTGATAGTCGCCTCCCAAGTCTCCCTTGAAATGTATGGGGCTCCCGCTGTAGGGTTCGCCGTTCACCAGCCAGAAAAGTTTAAGCCCTATCTCTAACTGTGGGTCTGCTCCATTCCAGTTAGTTCCCGGTCTCTGCATCCATAAGCTTATGCCAACGTTAACCCAACTTTCATTTTTTGGTCTTGAAGGAGCCGTTAGGTTGAAAGCTACATCGCAAAGCCTCAGTTTAACCCTAGTCTTAAAGTTGGTGGTCGAGTTTACAGTTGGGTTTACACGAAGCCAGTGTGTATGGCTCCAGTTGTGCGGCATGACGCCCTGCTGAATTTTGACGCCCGTCCAGTTTGTGCACTGCATATCATCAACACGGAGACAAACTATGCCATCGCTTATGCTGCCGGCCCAATTGCCTTTTCCAAGCGTCCACCCAATCACTTGTCCGTTGAGCGTCCAGTAGATGCTTGGTTGATTTAAATCTGGATCGTACAGGACGGTTTCACTTGCATTGGCTATGAAGGCAAACATTATCAGAAGTGCTGTTAAAGGAGCAAGGCAGCTTTTAGGATGCCTCAAGTGCACTCAGTTTTAGGGACTGCTCCGCCAGTTTATAAGGTTTAGTTAAGGTTTTGAAGGCTTAAGCCGGTTCTATGATAGTAGATGGACATTTCCAATTCTCACGTTTCTTAGATGTTTCTCCGCTGCCTCTTTACATTCCAGTGCTTGTTTTCGGCTTGTTGTTGGCAGATCATCCATAACATAGCATGGGTAAAACGCCAAGAGCGTGTAGGGGATTTCTGGGCTTATTCGGCTTATGAATTGGGCTATTTGTTCAACCTCGTATGCGTCCACGTACCCAGGCACTAGCAGCGTGCTTGCCGTTAGAACCGGCAGTTCTGGACGCTTCGCATAGTATTTTTTGCCTATCAGCCGAAAGTTTTCGAGGGCGGGTTTGTTGGAGACTCCGCAGAGGGCTAGGGCGAGTGGTTCGCTCCATGCCTTCAAGTCAAATTTAATGTTGCCCCCACTTTTTATGGCTAGTTCCGCCGCCTCTCTCGCCAGTTTTGGGTTCATGTAGCCGTTGGTTTCCCAGCAAACCCGAAGTATCCGCTTTTCCTCCTCAGCTTTTTCCAAAGCTATGCGGCTTGTCTCCAGCGAGTGGGGCATTTGGGGCGATGGGTCTCCTCCGAAATAGCATATACATGAAACCTTTTGGTCGAAGGCTTTTCTGGCTAGGGCTTCGGCGCTCATGACTGGCTTGTGTTTAGCGGATAGGTTGCGGTAATGCCAGTTCTGGCAGAAGAGGCAGTCGTAGCTGCATGCACCATAAAAAACAGCCAAGTTATAGTAGCCGTACTCTGGCTCGGGCTTGTAGGCGTATTTTGGATAGCCGTTTCCGGTGCACCCTGGACAAAACCACCAGCTAACACAGTTGGTTGGCAATCCATCATAATACCATTCCAGAACGCCTTGCTCTGGGGTGCCGCCGAAACGCACAAGCCGACCGCCAACATTCCAGACAAGCCCGCAATAACCGCTGCCGCCAACCCCAATGACGCAGTTATTGGCGCAGACACCGCAGGGCAATCCGCCCTCATCCCGGGGTGGCTCAGGCGGCAAACCATAGACAGCACGACTTCTGGCATGCGCCGCCTTCGCAACCTCAAGAGCTTGCTCGGGCTTCCGCCTAACACAGTTTAGGCAAACGCCGAGCTTCCCGGAAATTAAAGGCGAAGCTTCACCACAAACTTGGCATTTTCCCATGACGAACTCAAAATAGACTATGCAGACACGCCTAAAAATCTATAGAGAGTGGACGCTATTGGCTTCCCTACAAGCCAAAACCATAGAGGGGAGTTGGTAGAGAAAATGAACTTTCGAGGGAAAACATTTTTCCAGCATAACACTGTGAGCAAGCTGCCCAATTTAGCCGCCGCCCACTGGTGGTATGATTGCTAAGACGTCGCCGTCGGCAAGTTCGGTTTCAAGCCCCTTAAGGGTTGAAGCACTTCGCCCATTAATTAGAAATTGGAGATAACCCTTAACCTCACCGGTTTTGCTGTCATAAACGTAATCTATGAAAGCCTTCCCATAGCGTTCAGCCAACCTTCCCAGAACCTTCGCTAGGGTAATGTGCTCGCCGTCTGGAAACTCTAAGGTTTCCTCCCTTTTGCCGGTTACCTCCCGCAGCGTGGTGAAGAAGCGCACTGAAACCCGCACGGCACAACTTCACCAAACTAGTAGAGGGGATGCAGCAAGATTTAAACCGTTCTAGATGGAAAGCCTTCTGCAAACGGGAAAGGATAAGCCTTGGATGCAGCAACAATCCTCGCGATAGCCTTCAGCCTCGCTTTAGACGCCTTCAGCGTCTCCATAGCCTACGGAATGTGCATGGAAAAAAACGGCAAAAACACCGCCATTAAAATGGCTTCATCCTTCGGAGCTTTCCAGACGCTCATGCCAGCGCTTGGCTGGATAACCGGCGAAAAAATGCTGGACATAATAGCCGGATTTGATCACTGGATCGCCTTTGGGCTGCTGCTTCTAATCGGATGTAAAATGATCTACGAGGCGGTTAAGCAAGAAGCCACCGAAAAGGCGAAGCCGCTAACAGCCCATGTACTCTTAGCCCTCTCAATAGCCACGAGCATAGACGCATTAGCGGTGGGCTTAAGCTTTGCCCTCCTAGAAGTGCCAATAGCCACACCAGTAATAATAACGGGAGCAGTAACCTTTACACTCTCACTGGCGGGCGCCATTCTCGGCGACAAGCTACGGAAAATACACATAAGCAAAATTGGGATCCTAGGCGGGCTGATCTTGATAGCCATCGGAACCAGAATCCTCATGGAACACTTAACGTTAGGTTAGCCTTCAAAAGGGGTGAAAAGTTTATATGTTACCGCATTTTTGCTTAACCACGCATAAGCCTTTTAACGGTTAATGGAGGAAGGTTGATATGGCTTACTTAACAACAACAGCCTCTGGACAGCCAGTGCTAATCCTCAAAGAGGGAACAGCCCGAAGCCGTGGAAGGGAAGCCCAAAGAAACAACATTATGGCAGCCCGCATCATAGGCGAAGTTCTAAAAACAACCCTTGGACCCCGTGGAATGGACAAAATGCTCATCGACAGTCTAGGCGACATAACCATAACCAACGACGGCGCCGCCATCCTAGACGAGATAGAAGTAGAGCATCCAGCAGCTAAAATGATGGTAGAAGTGGCTAAAACCCAAGACGACATGGTGGGCGACGGGACAACAACAGCCGTCGTCCTCGCCAGCGAACTTCTGAGAAAGGCTGAGGAACTCCTAGACCAGAACATACACCCAACAATAATCGTCAGCGGCTATCGAAAAGCAGCCCAAAAAGCCATAGAAGTCGTAAACCGCATAGCCAAACCCGTCGACATCGAAGACAGAGAAACCCTCCGCAAAGTGGCGCTCACATCCATGGCAAGCAAAGCCGTAGGCCCAGCCAAAGAACACTTAGCCGAAATAGCCATAGACGCCGTAAAACAAATAGTCGAGCAAAGAGGTGACAGACGAATCGCCGACATAGACAACATCCAAATAATAAAGAAAACGGGCAAAGGCCTCTTTGAATCCCAACTCGTGAAAGGCGTAATCATCGACAAAGAAGTTGTCCACCCGGGGATGCCAAAAAGAGTTGAAAACGCGAAAATCGCACTACTAGACTGCCCGCTGGAAATAGAGAAAACAGAGTTCAGCGCTGAAATCCGCATCCGCGACCCATCCCAAATGAAGGCCTTCCTAGACCAAGAAACTAAAATGCTGAAGGAGATGGTTGACAAGATCAAGGCGGCAGGCGCCAACGTCGTGTTCTGCCAGAAAGGCATAGACGACATGGCCCAGCACTTCCTAGCAAAGGAAGGCATACTAGCCGCCAGGAGAGTTAAACAATCGGACATGGAAAAACTCGCAAGGGCAACCGGCGGGAGAATAGTCACGGATCTTGACGATCTAACACCCCAAGACCTAGGCACAGCTGGCCCAGTGGAGGAACGCAAAATCGGCGAAGACAAGATGATATTCGTCGAAGACTGCAAGAACCCCCGTTCAGTTGCCATACTCATAAGGGCTGGCCTCGAAAGAATGGTGGATGAAGCAGAACGCGCCATGACCGATGCTCTTTCAGTAGTTTCAGATGTAATAGAAAACGGCAAAGTCGTGGCGGGTGGAGGTGCCATCGAAACCGAAATTGCTAAGGAACTCAGAGACTACGCCGCTAAAGTCGGTGGAAGAGAACAACTAGCCATCGAAGCCTTCGCAGACGCCATAGAAATAATCCCAAGAACCCTAGCCGAAAACGCTGGATTAGAGCCAATAGACATAATAGTTGAGCTCAGAGCAGCCCACGAGAAAACAGACGGCCACTTCATGGGCGTAAACGTCTTCACAGGGAAAATCGAAAACATGTATGACAACGGCGTCATCGAGCCAGCCATCGTTAAAGAACAAGCCATCAAATCTGCAACAGAAGCCGCGTCCATGATCCTACGTATAGACGACGTCATAGCAGCGGCAAAGCCAAAGGAAGAAAAGGAGAAAGAGAAGAAGCCAGGCGAAACTGAAAGTGAGGAATTCTAAACCCCCAATTTTTTGAATTCTCATAATCTTAAACCCTTTTTTCCTTGACTCGAGAAAAGTTAAAAAGAGGATTCAAAATTAGAGAGAGGCTAAATGGCACCTCAAGCTTTGACCCTAAAGACTTATAGGCAGTCGCGGAGGCCACCACAAAAGAAGGGAGATTCATGCAGGTTTATGGTTTAAAGGCTCAAAAATTCCACACAAACAACATTCGCTCCCTCGAAGAATTAGAGAAACTCCATGAAAAATTTGACTGGTTATGGGTGGACTGCCCAGAACCCACACCTGAAGAACTGAATATAATCGCCCAGTTCACTAAGGTTGACCTAAAAAGTCTAGAAGCAATAAAAAGCGGAAAAACTTTTCCCCATCATAGAAGGTATGACAGCTACACGCTCCTTTCAATATCATTTGCCACCATGGAGAAAGGCGAACTAAAAACTTTCCCAATATACATTATCATCAGCCAAAAAGCCATTTTCACTTTAAGAACCAAGGAATCCTCTCCACCAGTTGAATACGCCATCCAAGCGCTAAAGGATTCCACATTGGAAGTTGAAAATCTCGAACCATCCTCGATTCTATGCGAGGTGCTACGGGAAAACACGAACAGAAACCTAGACGTAGTGATGGCGCTAAGAGAGGTCATCGAAAAACTGGAGGAAAAAGCCATGGCAAAGCCATCCAAAACAGTGATGAGCGAAGTCTTCACGCTTAGAAAGCAAATAGCCACCTTCTACCGTATCCTCTGGAACGAGCAACAGATAGTTGGCGGCTTAAAAAACGGTTTAATCCCAAACATCAAACTATGCGAAAGATCCATCCTAAGCCTAGAAGACACCATGAACAACATATCAAGAGAACTTGAATTCCTAACATCATACGACAACGCCCTTGACGGGGTTCTCAGACTCCAAGACCTAAGCATGATCCACAGAGTGGAAAGAACGCTAGTCTACCTAACAATAATCACCGTAATAATGAACCTCATATTGATACTACTCGAAATGGGCGGGCCAAGAGGATAAGTTCTGCAATACAATAATGTTTTCATTATCAAAATCAAACATATAGTAAAAGCTATCAAAGAAATTAAACCAAAAAAACTTTTATACGGACAACACATAATTTAATTTCGTGAGGAGTGTTAAGAGAAAATGAGACGCTTCTGGATCCTTATTCTTTTAGCGTCCATGTTCTGCGGCATATCGCTTCGCGCAAACCTAGAGAATGCCAGTGCGGTAATCCAGCTTACTCGATCATAGAATATCCAAGCATAAACACGGCTATAGTTGATGGACAATGGACAACCGGCGATGAATGGACAGATACACCCGCCACTCCATTGACCGGCAATGCCACTGGAATGTTTGGATATAACATACAAGACTTCACTAACCTAGGTTTAGAATGGATCATCGAAATCTTCACAGACAACACCAACGATGCTGACGATTACTGGCAAATATGCCTCGACAACAATAACACAGGCGGCACAGCCCCCGATACATGGGACTTCAAAATAGAAATTATAGGCCACACCACATTGAAAGTTTATCGAGGAACAGGTACAGGTTGGACGGAGATAACCCCATTACCCGGAGAGATAACATGGAGCAACAAAATTGCCCCTTCTCCCTGGAACAGCACTCCCCACTGGATTCTGGAGATTGTTGATTCAAGCAAAGTCCAGGGAAATGTCCAAGTGCCCAATCCACCGCCCACAGGCATGAGAATCGCTGCTTACGACGCACACACTAGGACTCTTGCAGCATGGCGCCGGACAGCAAAGCGGATGTGCCAGATGAATGGGGAGTCATTCCAACGTTTTCAATGACCCCCATATCTGAAAACACAAACCTTTTAGCGGCAATACTTCTGTCATCAATCACGATTGCCATTATCCTACAGAAGAGCCGAAAGATAAGGCTGCTTAGCTAAACCCCAGAAATCATTGAAAAGTAGACACAAAAATACGCACATGTACATTTCCCTTTTCTACGATAACTGGCTTAAGCTCCAGTTTTGGCGGGCGGGGTGGGATTTGAACCCACGACCACAAGCTTAGGAGGCTTGCGCCCTATCCTTGCTAGGCTACCCGCCCTAGTAGATGATTAA
This genomic window contains:
- a CDS encoding manganese efflux pump MntP family protein — its product is MDAATILAIAFSLALDAFSVSIAYGMCMEKNGKNTAIKMASSFGAFQTLMPALGWITGEKMLDIIAGFDHWIAFGLLLLIGCKMIYEAVKQEATEKAKPLTAHVLLALSIATSIDALAVGLSFALLEVPIATPVIITGAVTFTLSLAGAILGDKLRKIHISKIGILGGLILIAIGTRILMEHLTLG
- a CDS encoding ubiquitin-like small modifier protein 1; this encodes MRVSVRFFTTLREVTGKREETLEFPDGEHITLAKVLGRLAERYGKAFIDYVYDSKTGEVKGYLQFLINGRSASTLKGLETELADGDVLAIIPPVGGG
- the infB gene encoding translation initiation factor IF-2, which produces MEGLLLQSTWRGADLSIRQPIVCVLGHVDTGKTLLLDKIRKTSVQAREAGGMTQHIGASFFPVETLKQMIGPLLSAFRGEIEIPGLLVIDTPGHEAFANLRRRGGSVADIAILVIDILRGFEAQTYECIEILKARKTPFLVAANKIDRIPGWKSYPDTPFLKSYQLQDKYVQEDLDNRLYEIIGTFSRLGFRADRFDRIKDFTRTVAIVPTSAKTGEGIVELLAVLVGLTQQYLKKRLQTTVGPAKGTVLEVEEEPGLGLTLNTIIYDGTLKRDDLIVVGGKEKPIITRVRAILVPKPLDEIRDPRDKFSSVEAISAAAGVKIVAPDLEGALAGAPLYAVPDGEDVEKYVRLVSEEIEKIRIATDIDGVVLKADTLGSLEAIAENLRRQGVPIRLADIGDVSKRDVTEAAIVKEHEPLYGAILAFNVKVLPDAEEEAKNTGVQIFREKIIYHLIDNYISWLKAQREAKLSAEFEKLVKPGKIRILEGYVFRRAKPAIVGVEVLAGRIKPKYTLLRAEDGEEVGEIQQIQEKGKALPEAKQGMQVAISLDKPMVGRHIFENDILYVKVPEQHAKALLKDFADRLTPDEQEALNEYVNLMRKKMPFWAA
- the thsB gene encoding thermosome subunit beta, with the protein product MAYLTTTASGQPVLILKEGTARSRGREAQRNNIMAARIIGEVLKTTLGPRGMDKMLIDSLGDITITNDGAAILDEIEVEHPAAKMMVEVAKTQDDMVGDGTTTAVVLASELLRKAEELLDQNIHPTIIVSGYRKAAQKAIEVVNRIAKPVDIEDRETLRKVALTSMASKAVGPAKEHLAEIAIDAVKQIVEQRGDRRIADIDNIQIIKKTGKGLFESQLVKGVIIDKEVVHPGMPKRVENAKIALLDCPLEIEKTEFSAEIRIRDPSQMKAFLDQETKMLKEMVDKIKAAGANVVFCQKGIDDMAQHFLAKEGILAARRVKQSDMEKLARATGGRIVTDLDDLTPQDLGTAGPVEERKIGEDKMIFVEDCKNPRSVAILIRAGLERMVDEAERAMTDALSVVSDVIENGKVVAGGGAIETEIAKELRDYAAKVGGREQLAIEAFADAIEIIPRTLAENAGLEPIDIIVELRAAHEKTDGHFMGVNVFTGKIENMYDNGVIEPAIVKEQAIKSATEAASMILRIDDVIAAAKPKEEKEKEKKPGETESEEF
- a CDS encoding radical SAM protein produces the protein MGKCQVCGEASPLISGKLGVCLNCVRRKPEQALEVAKAAHARSRAVYGLPPEPPRDEGGLPCGVCANNCVIGVGGSGYCGLVWNVGGRLVRFGGTPEQGVLEWYYDGLPTNCVSWWFCPGCTGNGYPKYAYKPEPEYGYYNLAVFYGACSYDCLFCQNWHYRNLSAKHKPVMSAEALARKAFDQKVSCICYFGGDPSPQMPHSLETSRIALEKAEEEKRILRVCWETNGYMNPKLAREAAELAIKSGGNIKFDLKAWSEPLALALCGVSNKPALENFRLIGKKYYAKRPELPVLTASTLLVPGYVDAYEVEQIAQFISRISPEIPYTLLAFYPCYVMDDLPTTSRKQALECKEAAEKHLRNVRIGNVHLLS
- a CDS encoding CorA family divalent cation transporter, producing the protein MQVYGLKAQKFHTNNIRSLEELEKLHEKFDWLWVDCPEPTPEELNIIAQFTKVDLKSLEAIKSGKTFPHHRRYDSYTLLSISFATMEKGELKTFPIYIIISQKAIFTLRTKESSPPVEYAIQALKDSTLEVENLEPSSILCEVLRENTNRNLDVVMALREVIEKLEEKAMAKPSKTVMSEVFTLRKQIATFYRILWNEQQIVGGLKNGLIPNIKLCERSILSLEDTMNNISRELEFLTSYDNALDGVLRLQDLSMIHRVERTLVYLTIITVIMNLILILLEMGGPRG